Proteins found in one Homalodisca vitripennis isolate AUS2020 chromosome 4, UT_GWSS_2.1, whole genome shotgun sequence genomic segment:
- the LOC124358860 gene encoding homeobox protein zampogna-like, with protein sequence MYKTEDSMDHRDHGSPQKRPNLSLTPFSISDILKGRTTATIRAQEDQALDMTRKSEGMPYQGEDVLHRAVLRETSPGLIYLRPSFAAKPLSGESCRKKRSRAAFSHSQVYELERRFNQQRYLSGPERADLAHALRLTETQVKIWFQNRRYKTKRRQLLADSPGKRVAVKVLVRDDRPVSALRTGTMFPGAQTLQIPFPAYYYYPFLGAAPAPGDGDADDEDSDCPLNVVDDIPSTSSHSHSHLD encoded by the exons ATGTATAAAACTGAAGACTCTATGGACCACCGAGATCATGGAAGCCCTCAAAAGAGGCCAAATTTGTCTCTAACCCCATTCTCGATCTCGGACATCCTGAAGGGTAGGACAACAGCAACCATCAGAGCCCAGGAGGATCAAGCCCTGGACATGACAAGGAAGTCAGAAGGAATGCCTTACCAAG GAGAGGATGTTCTCCATCGTGCAGTACTACGGGAGACGTCCCCGGGGTTGATCTACTTGAGGCCGTCCTTCGCGGCCAAACCACTGTCTGGGGAGTCCTGCCGCAAGAAGCGCTCCAGAGCTGCATTCTCCCACTCCCAGGTGTACGAGCTGGAGCGTAG GTTCAACCAGCAGCGGTATTTGTCTGGACCGGAACGCGCTGATCTAGCCCACGCTCTCAGACTCACGGAAACCCAGGTCAAGATCTGGTTCCAGAACCGTCGCTACAAGACCAAGCGAAGGCAGCTGCTGGCTGACAGCCCTGGCAAGAGGGTGGCAGTCAAGGTTCTGGTACGCGATGATCGCCCAGTGTCAGCCCTCAG AACTGGAACCATGTTCCCTGGAGCGCAAACTCTTCAGATCCCGTTCCCGGCGTACTACTACTATCCCTTTCTGGGAGCAGCTCCTGCTCCAGGAGATGGCGACGCCGACGATGAAGACAGCGACTGCCCCCTCAACGTCGTCGACGACATCCCTTCCACCTCCAGTCACAGCCACAGTCACCTGGACTAG